From the genome of Verrucomicrobiia bacterium:
GAAGTGCTCGAGATCTTCCAGTCCATGAAGGACAACGCCCTCGAAGTCTGCCCCAAGGACAAATGCGCCCAGGCCCGTTGGGGACGCGGCAGGATCCGCCGCCAGGTGGGCGCCGGAGCCGGCCTCATCTTCAAGGGATCCGGCTTCTACATCACCGACTACCGCAGCGAAGGCTACAAGTCCGCTGCCAAAAAGGAGTCCGAATCCGCCAAGCCCGCCGCCGAAACCAAAAAGGCCGACGCTTCCCCGGCTTCCACCCCCGCCCCCAAACCCGCCCCCAAGACCCCCGCCGCCTCCGCCTGACGTGCCCACGGACCCCACCTGCCCCGAGCCCGGCCGGGTTCCCCGGACCCGGCCGCCTTTCCGGCGCCTCCTGGCTCACCTCGGCGCTTTCCTTGTCCCCTGGATCGCTGCCGCCGCGGACTTCCCCGACACCCACACCGCCATCAGCCGTTCCGGTCAGTTCGTCGTGTCCGGCCCCCGCACCCCCCAACCCACAGCCCTCTCCCCGTCCACCCCTTCAGACTCATTCCGCGAACTCCAGGCCCCGACCCTCGCCGTCTCCTGTGAGCGCGTGAAGTCCGAGTTCCTCCGCCTCCTTCAACTGCCCGATCTGTGGCGCGCCAGCGGCGGCCAGGCCGGAAAGATCCTCGTCGGAATCGACCCGCTCCGCTCCACCAACGCCCCCCTCACCGTCCAGGTCACCCCCTTCAAACCCGGCTGGCAGTTCCTCATCGCGCTCCCGTCCCGCACCACCGAAGACCGCCTCGTCCGAATCCTCGTCCAGGCCCTCGTCCTGGAACTGGCCAACCGCTCCAGCCCGTCCCGGGTCGCCGAAGCCCCGCTCTGGCTCGTCGAAGGCCTCACCCAGTCCGTCCTCCGCAGTGCCCCGAAAAACCTCGTCCTCCAACCCCACTCCCGCACCGATGCCAGCTTCCTCATGAGCGGTCGGCTCGACCACGTCCGCGATCAACTCGCCCGCCACCCCCCCCTCTCGTTTCACCAACTCTCACAGCCAGACCTCGACCGCATGGACGAACGCCAGTGGGATCTCTACGCCGCCTGCGCTCATCTCCTCGTCCGCGAACTCTCCCACCTGCCCCAGGGTCCCCACCGCCTCACCGACTGGATCGCCCGCCTTCCAGACCACTGGAACTGGCAGTCCGGCTTCCTCGAGGTCTATCGCCCCGAGTTCCACAGCCTCCTCGACGTCGAAAAATGGTGGTCCCTCTCCCTCGCCCTCTTCACCGGCCGCAATGCCGCCCAGGCCTGGTCCCGCGAATTCACCCTCCGTAAACTCGACGAAGCCCTCCATCCCGTCGGCCTCCTCCCCGGCGCCGGCAACCAGGTCAGCCGTGTCCCCCTCGAAACCATCGTGCGCGACTGGGACTTCCCCCGGCAATCCCAGGTCCTCCGCCGCTTCCTTCAGCAGATCCACGCCGTCCGTCTTCACGCCCCGCCCGATATCGCCCCCCTCATCTTTCGCTACTCCGACGCCGTCGAGGAATACCTCGCCGCCCGTCGCCAGGCCGGCTTCGCTCCCGCCTCCCGCGGCCAGCCGATCCTCAGCACCCGCATCCTTGTCCGCGATGCCGTCAGCCGCCTGCGCGAACTCGATGGCGAACGCGCCCGCCTCGCCCAACTCCCCGAATCCCCGTCGCCTCAGCACGCCCCGCCTCCTTGACACCCCGGCCGCCCCGCACGAATAGTGGCCCCTCATGTCTGTCGCTTCGCCTCGGGTTTCCGCGGAAGAGCCCCCTCCAGCCTCCTGCTCCACGCCCGGTTCCGCCTCCAGGATCCCCCTCGCGGCCAACCGCCTCACCGCCTTCCAATCCCACGGTCGCGGACCCTGGACCCACATCCCGGACCGCGACTGGAACGACTGGCGATGGCAGCTCAAGAACCGCATCACCGACCTCGACCGCCTCGAGTCCCTCCTCCCCGGACTCACCCCTTCCGAACGGGCCGGCGCCATCCTCGCCCGCACCAGGCTGGCCATGGCCATCACGCCCTACTTCTTCAACCTCATCGACCCCGACCATCCCGACTGCCCCATCCGCCGCCAGGTCGTCCCCCGCCTCGAAGAAACCACCCGCGCCTCCTGGGAACTCGCCGACCCCTGCGGGGAAGACGCCCACTCCCCCGTTCCCGGTCTCGTCCATCGCTACCCCGACCGCGTCCTCTTCCTCGTCACCGACCGCTGCGCCGCCTACTGCCGCTACTGCACCCGCTCCCGCCTGGTGAGCAACGCCGCCGGCTACGATTTCCATCCCGATTTCGACCGCCAGATCGACTACATCGCCCAACACCCCGAAATCCGCGATGTCCTCCTCAGCGGCGGCGATCCCCTCCTCCTCTCCGACGACAAACTCGAATCCCTCCTCGCCCGCCTCCGCGCCATCCCCCACCTCGAATTCCTCCGCCTCGGCACCCGTATCCCCGTCTTCCTCCCCCAGCGCATCACCCCGGAGCTCACCGCCATGCTCCGCCGCTTCCATCCCCTCTTCATCAGCATCCATTCCAATCACCCCGCCGAACTCACCCTCGAAGTCCGCGAAGCCCTCGCCCGCCTCGCCGATGCCGGCATCCCCCTCGGCAACCAGTCCGTCCTCCTCCGCCACGTCAACGACTCCCTCCCCGTCATGAAGGCGCACCTGCACAAACTCCTCATGTGCCGCGTCCGCCCCTACTACCTCTACCAGTGCGACCTCATCGAAGGTTCCTCCCACCTCCGTGCCAGCGTCCGTCGCGGCATCGAGATCATGCAGGGCCTCCGCGGTCACACCTCCGGCTACGCAATCCCCCAGTTCGTCATCGATGCCCCCGGCGGTGGCGGCAAAGTCCCCATCAATCCCGACTACATCCTCAGCCACAACCGCGACCGCATCGTCATCCGCAACTTCGAAGGCCGCGTCTTCGAATACCCCGAGTCCCCCGACGGCTCCCCCATCCCACCCCAGTCCCATCCCGCCACCGTCCCGTCCCCCATCCACGCGGATCCGGTGGCGGACCTCGCCCGCTGACCCTCCCCGCCGGGGTCTTCGCCCGCGTCGCATCCGCCCCCGCTCCCCTTCATCCCCCACCCGCCCTCCTGCCGTCCCCTCCCGGCTTCTGACCCCCGCCTGTCCCCATGCCCCGCGAATCCCTCGCCGCAAGGCGCTCGCGCACCCTCGCCCTCATCGAACGCCTCCGCTCCACCTACCCCGACGCCCATTGCGAACTCGACTACTCCAATCCCCTCGAACTCCTCGTCGCCACCATCCTCTCCGCCCAGTGCTCCGATAAACAGGTCAACCTCGTCACCGCCGAGCTCTTCCGTCGCTACCGCTCCGCCGCCGACTACGCCGCCGCGCCCCTCCCCGATCTCGAAAACGCCCTCCGCCGCCTCGGCCTCTTCCGCAACAAGGCCCGCCATATCCAGGCCGCCTGCCAGGCCCTCGTGAACCATCACGACGGCCGCGTCCCCGATTCCATGGACGCCCTCGTCCGTCTCGACGGCGTCGGACGCAAAACCGCCAACGTCGTCCTTGGCAACGCCTTCCACCAAGCCTCCGGAATCGTCGTCGATACCCACGTCGCCCGTCTCGCCCGCCGCCTCTCCCTCTCCAACGCCTCCCAACCCGAAGCCATCGAGCACGACCTCTCCGCCCTCGTGCCCCGCCAGCACTGGATCCTCTTCAGCCACTGGCTCATCTGGCACGGACGCCGCCGCTGCGCCGCCCGCCGCCCCGACTGCCCCCGCTGCGAACTCGCCGACCTGTGTCCCTCAAGCACCGGGCCCACGCCGGACCGCCCCCCCCCGCGACCGGACAGGACGGACTGAGGACGGACTGAACCCGACGGACACCCATGCCCCGTTGCCTCGCCATCGCAGCCAACGCCTTCCCCCTCTGGGTTCTGCTGGGAGGACTCCTCGCACTCTGGCACCCGCCCTGGTTCGTCTGGTTCCGGCCCTTCATCGTCCCCGGACTGGCCGTCATCATGCTCGGCATGGGCCTCACCCTCCGTGTGTCCGACTTCCGTCGCGCCCTGCGCATGCCCCGCACTGTGGCGGTGGGGCTTGCCGCTCAGTTCACCGTCATGCCCCTCCTCGGCTGGACCCTCGCCCACACCCTGCAACTCGAGCGCGACTTTGCCGTCGGCCTCATTCTCGTTGCCTGCTGCCCCGGCGGCACCGCCTCCAACGTCGTCACCTACCTCGCCCGGGCCAATGTCGCCCTCTCCGTCCTCATGACCATGGCCTCGACCTTCGGCGCCATCCTCATGACCCCCCTCCTCACCCGGTCCCTCGCCGGCACCCTCGTCCCCGTCCCGGCCCTCAAGCTCTTCCTCGACACCGTCCAGGTCGTCCTCCTCCCCGTCCTCGCCGGCATCGCCCTCCATCACCGGTTCCCCCGTCTCACCCGCGCCGTCCTTCCCGCCGCCCCCATCGTCTCCGTCCTCACCATTGCCATGATCTGCGCTGCCATCATCGGATTGAACGCCGGATCCCTCCGAAACAGCGGCGGCCGCCTCCTGCTCGCCGTCTCCCTCCTCCACGCCGGCGGCTTCGCCCTCGGTTACGTGGTCGGACGCCTCGCCCGGTACGACACCCTCGTCCGGCGCACCCTCTCCATCGAGGTGGGCATGCAGAACTCCGGACTCGGCGTCGTGCTCGCCGATAATTTCCGCAACCCGGTCACCGGCATCGCCCTCGCTGCAGTGCCTTGCGCCATCTCCGCCACCGTCCATTCCGTCCTCGGCAGCCTTCTCGCCGGCCTCTGGCGCCTGCGCCCTCCGCCCAGACCCCCCGCCTGAACCCAAGTCCTTCTCTCCACCCAAGCCGTAGCGAGGAACGCGACGCCCTCGCCAATTCTCGCGTCAACAGTACAATGCCTGCCTTGTTATTTGTTTTATAGGAGAGTCCAGTCAACAATATTTATCCTGACTTATTGGCGGATCAGTCAACGAAGTTGTGCCTGACGATTTACCTCATTAGATCGGTCAACAAAGTTCTGCCTGACCGTTTGTCTGATCGAGTCAAAGAAGTACTGCCTGACTCTCTATTTCTTTCCCTCTTGCCGCCATGTGCCCGTGTCCGCTTCCTTCCCCCGGTCGCTTCGGCTCAATCTCCTCCGTACCGATCGAGACGCGCTGATTCCCACGGGAATCGCATTTCGCCTCTTTCGGGATTGCGTTGGGAGCCGGCTACCGGCTACCAACTCGCCATCCTCAAGGAGAGTTCCGCACGCGTCTGCGACCCAGCGCCCATTTGCCCATTTGCCCGTTTGCCCGCCTCCACCTCATCCCGGCCATCCCCCCCTCCGGTTGCCCCACCCATGAGCTACCTTGCCGCCGTCCGTCTGCACTTCGCCGGCCGTTTCCAAGCCAGCGTGTCCACCGTCAACAACGACATCACTCATTTCGACAACGCGAAATTCCTGCCCGAGTTCCAGCAACGGCAGACGTCCGGACACCCCAACGGTTGGTGGAATCCCCGCGGTGACGGCGCCTGGCGCCTCCTCGCCTGCCCCGTCACTTCTGCCTTTCTCGCGGACGGCTCACCCGTGCCCTCCGACGATCCCGTACGCACCGCCCTGGTCACGGATTCCGACCGCAAGGTGACCGCCAAACTGGCCGATCTCGATCCCCAACAGCAACTGGTCTCGATGATCTTCGGCCTCGAGATCCGCCTCGCCAACGCGGCGGGCCAAACCCTCCTTCGCGGCCGCTTCCGGCCCGCTCCCTTCACCGATATCTGGGGCCGCCTCCAGGGCGATGCCCAAAGCGACGCCAACGCAGGCGCCATGTGGCAGTCGGTCATCGAAGACCTCGAATGGGCGGACGCCTCGCCTTCACCCTTCCTCGATGCGCTCCGCGCCGCTTCGCCCGACGGTCTCCTCTCCATCAAGTTCAACGTGGACCGCTATTCCATGGACTGGAACGGCGACGAATTCTGTCGCGGTCGCATCGTCGGCACCCTCGGCCCGGCGTCCCGCTCGGAACCCGCCCACTTCGTTCCCGGACGACCGCTCATGCCGGTCATCCCGCCCACGTCCGGCTTTCCCGTCCCCGCCCACGGGATCTATCAGGCGGTCGCCGTAGTCGATGCGGCGGCGGGCAGGATCCGCCTCGACCTCGGCAATGCCCTGCCCTCCACCGCCGCCGGCAACACCCTGTTCGATCTCGGCGAACTCTCCCTCGCCTGGCCCATCCCAGGTTCCGATCCGTCCCCGGCATGGCATGTCCTCGACTCCATCCCCTATCGCGATGCGAACTGGTACGAAACCACCGCGGGCGTCGTGGACCTCCCCGCCGGTCGCCGCCTGACGGCCTCCGAACTCCAAACCCTCGCCTCCACGCCGATCTCGCTTCTGCTCCAACCCGCAAACGCCGCCCCCCTGGCCGCCGTCTCGGAACCGCCCCTTGGCGAATACGTGCGCGCCGATGCCTTCGTCGCCCGCCTCAGCCCCGGCGATCGCCACCCCGTCCTGCTCGTCGCCTCCCGCTACGGACATCCCCTCCCCCACGCCCGCATCGTCGCCTACTTCGATGCCACCTGGCTCCAGGCCGGCCCAGGCGAACCGGACGTCGCCACCCCGTCCGCCGCCCTCGAATTCCCGGCCCGCATCGAGACCGATGCCCGGGGACGTGCCTTCCTCGAACTCCGCGCCGCCAACCCCGGCAATCCCCGCGGCTACATCGATGGCCAGGTCTTCGGCGTCCGCTACGCCCTCGAATCCACCCTCCCCCCAGCCGTGGCGTACCCCTTCAACCCCGCCGACTTCATCAGCGTTCTGGTCTGGGACGACTTCCCACCCGAACCCCAACCCACCTGGTTCGGTGGCCTCGACGCCGTCTTCCGCCAATACGCCAATCTCTACCCGGTGATGGATCGCTTCCTCGACCTCGGAAACTACCGCCAGGTCTGTCGCTACCGGCCCCACCTCCTCCTCGCCTTCGGTCTCCCCGCCGACGATCCCAACGCCATGCCGGTCACCCGCGACCTCTCCCCCGCCAAACGCGACGCCATCCTCCGCTGGCTCTCCCAGCTCGGTCCCGACGGCCATCCCCTCCTCGGCACCCCCCCTGCCGCAGCCTCTCCACCCCCCGCCCCGCCCATCGCCCTCTCGGAAGTCCCTCACGCCATCCACACCGCTCACGCCACCCACGCCGGCACCGGTGGAAAACTCGCCGCCCTCCGCCGCCGACGCGGCCTCCATCCCGGCACCCACTCCCCTCCCCCATGATCCACATCGACCCCGCCGTCTTCCAGGTCGTCACCCGCCCCGACGGCCTCCACACCGCCCTCCAGGCCGCCATCCGGCTCGAACACGCCACCCTCCCCCCGTACCTCTATGCCCTCTACTCCCTCGATGCCGACCGCAACCCGGCCATCGCCGGCATCATCGCTTCCGTGGCGGTCGAGGAAATGCTCCACCTCTCCCTCGCCTGCAACATCCTCAACGCCCTCGGTGGTACACCCTCCCTCGATGACCCCGACTTCATCCCCACCTACCCGGGCCCCCTCCCCGGCTCCATCGGAGACGGACTGGTCGTCCCCCTCGAACCCTTCTCCCTCGCCCTCGTGAAAAACGTCTTCATGCAGATCGAGGAACCCGAGGAACCGCTCGAATTCCCCACCACCGCCCTCGCCGCCGCCGCGCCCCGCACGATCGGCGCCTTCTATCGCGCCATCCAGCAACGGATCCGTGCCGGAGGCGACGCCCTCTTCGCACCGCCCCCGCGAAACCAGGTGACCGAAGGACTGCCAGGTCTCATGGCCGTCACCAACGCCGCCTCCGCCATCGCCGCCATCGAACTGATCGTCGAGCAGGGCGAGGGTACCGCCACCTCACCCCTCGACCCGGAAGGCGACTACGCCCACTACTACCGCTTCGCCGAAATCTTCCACGGACGCCGGCTCCGTCCCAATCCCCAGGCCGGACCGGGCACCCCTCCGGATCAACGGTTCCTCTACGACGGAGACCCCGTCCCCTTCGATCCCGACGGCGTCCGCCCGGTCCCCGCCAACCCGAAAGCCGCCTCCTACCCCCCCGGCAGCGCCGCCCGCCACGCCTGCGACACCTTCAACTACACCTACACCAACCTCCTCAAATCACTCCACGCCACCTTCAACGGCCAGCCGCAATCCCTCCGCGCCGCCATCGGCCTCATGTTCTCCATGCGCCAGCAGGCCCTTGACCTGATGTCCGGCACCAACCTCGGCGGCACCGCCGTCGGCCCCTCCTTCGAGTACCAGCCCACGCTCCCGTCCTGATTCCCCTCCAACCTTCCCCGGCACCCCACCTCCACCCACCCCACCCTGCCTCCCATGTCCACCCCACGCCCCAGCCACCCGGCCAACCCTGTCCCACCTCCACCCCCTCCCCCGACCCTCGAGGACTGTGCCCTCGATCCGGAACGCGCCCTCCAGACCCTCTTCGTCAACACGGTCATGGGCCGGCGTCTCGCCGCCGGACAATGCCCCGTCCAGCGGCCCGTCTTCCTCAAACCCCACGGCGTTGCCCACGGGCGCTTCATCGTGGAACCCAAGCTTCCCGCCGACCTCCGCATCGGCGTCTTCGCCGGCCGCACCTATCCCGTCTGGGCCCGCTTCTCCAGCGATACCGTCCCCACCAATCCCGACCTCAGGACAACCTGCGGCATCGCCCTCAAACTCTTCGGCGTCCCCGGCCGAAAACTCCTGGAACCCGGCGCCAACACCCACGACTTCCTCCTCCAAAACCACGACGTCTTCTTCGTCGATACGGCGCGCGACATGTGTGAGTTCACCCATGCCGGCGTGGTCGGCGGCGACTACACCCCGTATCTCAAGGATCACCCCCGCACCGACCGCATCCTCGAGGACATGGCCCGTGAGGTGCCGTCCGTGGCCACCATCGACTACTGGAGCGTCCTTCCCTTCGCCTTCGGACCCGATCGCCACGTGAAGTACAAACTCGAGCCGATCCTCGATCCGGTTCCCGGATTCGCCTCCCCGCCGTCCTCCTCCCCGCCGCCGCCCCAAAACAACCTCTACCTCGACCTCAAGGACCGGCTGCTCCGCGGCGAAGTCGCCTTCCGCTTCCTGCTCCAGTTCCAAACCGATCCGGACCGCATGCCGCTCGACGCCGCCACCGTCCGCTGGAGCGAACACGAAAGCCGGCCCATCCCGGTCGCCACCCTCATCCTTGCCCGCCAGGACCTCGATGCCCCAGGGCAGGCCGACTACGGCGAAAACCTCGCCTACAACATCTGGCACGCCCTCCCGGAACACCGCCCCGCCGGCTCCATCGCCGCCGTTCGCAGATCGATCTACGCCGCCTCCGCCACCTGGCGCCGTTCCCGCAATGATGTCCCCGACCGCGAACCCCGCCAGCCCCGCCCCTTCTCGCCTCCCCCGCCCCCGGCCCACGAAACCATCGTGCGCGCCGCCATTCATCCCTCCATCGGCATCGCCCGCCTCGGCAACAGCCCCGATGGCTGGTTCATCGGCCCCGAAGTCCCCGAACCCGCCCCGGAACCCCCCGGCACCTGGCGGGACAGCTCCGGCGCCCTCAAACGCCAGGCCGCCCGCTTCCGGATCTACGGTTACAACGCCGCCGGCGAGGTCGTCGCCGAACT
Proteins encoded in this window:
- a CDS encoding zinc ribbon domain-containing protein, whose amino-acid sequence is MPTYQYECAKCGEVLEIFQSMKDNALEVCPKDKCAQARWGRGRIRRQVGAGAGLIFKGSGFYITDYRSEGYKSAAKKESESAKPAAETKKADASPASTPAPKPAPKTPAASA
- the nth gene encoding endonuclease III, which translates into the protein MPRESLAARRSRTLALIERLRSTYPDAHCELDYSNPLELLVATILSAQCSDKQVNLVTAELFRRYRSAADYAAAPLPDLENALRRLGLFRNKARHIQAACQALVNHHDGRVPDSMDALVRLDGVGRKTANVVLGNAFHQASGIVVDTHVARLARRLSLSNASQPEAIEHDLSALVPRQHWILFSHWLIWHGRRRCAARRPDCPRCELADLCPSSTGPTPDRPPPRPDRTD
- a CDS encoding KamA family radical SAM protein, which encodes MSVASPRVSAEEPPPASCSTPGSASRIPLAANRLTAFQSHGRGPWTHIPDRDWNDWRWQLKNRITDLDRLESLLPGLTPSERAGAILARTRLAMAITPYFFNLIDPDHPDCPIRRQVVPRLEETTRASWELADPCGEDAHSPVPGLVHRYPDRVLFLVTDRCAAYCRYCTRSRLVSNAAGYDFHPDFDRQIDYIAQHPEIRDVLLSGGDPLLLSDDKLESLLARLRAIPHLEFLRLGTRIPVFLPQRITPELTAMLRRFHPLFISIHSNHPAELTLEVREALARLADAGIPLGNQSVLLRHVNDSLPVMKAHLHKLLMCRVRPYYLYQCDLIEGSSHLRASVRRGIEIMQGLRGHTSGYAIPQFVIDAPGGGGKVPINPDYILSHNRDRIVIRNFEGRVFEYPESPDGSPIPPQSHPATVPSPIHADPVADLAR
- a CDS encoding bile acid:sodium symporter family protein produces the protein MPRCLAIAANAFPLWVLLGGLLALWHPPWFVWFRPFIVPGLAVIMLGMGLTLRVSDFRRALRMPRTVAVGLAAQFTVMPLLGWTLAHTLQLERDFAVGLILVACCPGGTASNVVTYLARANVALSVLMTMASTFGAILMTPLLTRSLAGTLVPVPALKLFLDTVQVVLLPVLAGIALHHRFPRLTRAVLPAAPIVSVLTIAMICAAIIGLNAGSLRNSGGRLLLAVSLLHAGGFALGYVVGRLARYDTLVRRTLSIEVGMQNSGLGVVLADNFRNPVTGIALAAVPCAISATVHSVLGSLLAGLWRLRPPPRPPA
- a CDS encoding ferritin-like protein, producing MIHIDPAVFQVVTRPDGLHTALQAAIRLEHATLPPYLYALYSLDADRNPAIAGIIASVAVEEMLHLSLACNILNALGGTPSLDDPDFIPTYPGPLPGSIGDGLVVPLEPFSLALVKNVFMQIEEPEEPLEFPTTALAAAAPRTIGAFYRAIQQRIRAGGDALFAPPPRNQVTEGLPGLMAVTNAASAIAAIELIVEQGEGTATSPLDPEGDYAHYYRFAEIFHGRRLRPNPQAGPGTPPDQRFLYDGDPVPFDPDGVRPVPANPKAASYPPGSAARHACDTFNYTYTNLLKSLHATFNGQPQSLRAAIGLMFSMRQQALDLMSGTNLGGTAVGPSFEYQPTLPS